A genome region from Streptomyces xanthophaeus includes the following:
- a CDS encoding pyridoxamine 5'-phosphate oxidase family protein, giving the protein MSSEELHAVELLRRVPYGRVATSMRALPFLALARHIVADGRVILRMHSGFGYHQACNGSVVAYGADNSHASDPELWSVQFTGTAQVTEPTNAELELFGPVPHFIDGQVFDPVYMRIEPQFVTVHSLARNADREYQYAL; this is encoded by the coding sequence ATGTCCTCCGAGGAACTCCACGCCGTCGAACTGCTGCGCCGGGTGCCGTACGGCCGCGTGGCCACGAGCATGCGCGCGCTGCCCTTCCTCGCGCTCGCCCGCCATATCGTGGCGGACGGCAGGGTGATCTTGAGAATGCATTCCGGTTTCGGCTACCACCAGGCCTGCAACGGCAGTGTGGTGGCCTACGGGGCCGACAATTCCCATGCGTCGGACCCCGAGCTCTGGTCGGTCCAGTTCACCGGAACGGCGCAGGTCACCGAACCCACCAACGCCGAACTGGAGCTCTTCGGCCCGGTTCCGCATTTCATCGACGGCCAGGTCTTCGACCCCGTCTACATGCGGATAGAACCCCAGTTCGTCACCGTGCACTCACTGGCCCGGAATGCGGACCGGGAGTACCAGTACGCGCTCTGA
- the pdhA gene encoding pyruvate dehydrogenase (acetyl-transferring) E1 component subunit alpha, with protein sequence MTVESTAARKPRRSSGTKRAAGAANAAAKPAAATAQTQDAVPQLVQLLTPEGDRVDNADNAEFAPFVADITTEDLRGLYRDMVMTRRFDGEATALQRQGELGLWASLLGQEAAQIGSGRALNDEDYVFPTYREHGVAWCRGVDPTNLLGMFRGVNHGGWDPNTNNFHLYTIVIGSQTLHATGYAMGVAKDGADSAVIAYFGDGASSQGDVAEAFTFSAVYNSPVVFFCQNNQWAISEPTERQMRVPLYQRAQGFGFPGVRVDGNDVLACLAVTRWALDRARRGEGPTLVEAFTYRMGAHTTSDDPTKYRRDEETAAWEAKDPILRLKAHLLATGGADEAFFTELEAESEAMGKRVREAVRAMPDPDTMAIFENVYADGHALVDEERAQFAAYLASFEEGH encoded by the coding sequence GTGACCGTGGAGAGCACTGCCGCGCGCAAGCCGCGACGCAGCAGCGGCACCAAGCGGGCGGCAGGCGCGGCGAACGCCGCCGCCAAGCCCGCCGCTGCCACCGCGCAGACGCAGGACGCCGTACCTCAGCTCGTACAGCTGCTGACGCCCGAAGGGGACCGGGTAGACAACGCGGACAACGCGGAATTCGCCCCCTTCGTCGCCGATATCACCACCGAAGACCTGCGCGGTCTGTACCGCGACATGGTCATGACCCGCCGCTTCGACGGTGAGGCGACCGCCCTGCAGCGTCAGGGCGAGCTGGGCCTGTGGGCCTCGCTCCTGGGCCAGGAAGCGGCCCAGATCGGCTCCGGCCGGGCGCTGAACGACGAGGACTACGTCTTCCCGACCTACCGTGAGCACGGCGTGGCCTGGTGCCGCGGGGTCGACCCGACCAACCTGCTCGGCATGTTCCGCGGCGTGAACCACGGCGGCTGGGACCCGAACACCAACAACTTCCACCTCTACACGATCGTCATCGGCTCGCAGACGCTCCACGCGACCGGTTACGCGATGGGCGTGGCCAAGGACGGCGCGGACTCCGCGGTCATCGCCTACTTCGGTGACGGCGCGTCCAGCCAGGGTGACGTCGCGGAGGCCTTCACCTTCTCCGCCGTCTACAACTCCCCCGTGGTGTTCTTCTGCCAGAACAACCAGTGGGCGATCTCCGAGCCGACCGAGCGCCAGATGCGCGTGCCGCTCTACCAGCGCGCACAGGGCTTCGGCTTCCCGGGCGTGCGCGTCGACGGCAACGACGTGCTGGCCTGCCTGGCCGTGACCCGCTGGGCCCTGGACCGGGCCCGCCGCGGCGAGGGCCCGACCCTGGTCGAGGCGTTCACGTACCGCATGGGCGCGCACACCACCTCCGACGACCCGACGAAGTACCGGCGGGACGAGGAGACGGCGGCCTGGGAGGCCAAGGACCCGATCCTGCGCCTGAAGGCCCACCTGCTGGCCACCGGGGGCGCCGACGAGGCGTTCTTCACGGAGCTGGAGGCCGAGAGCGAGGCCATGGGCAAGCGCGTGCGCGAGGCCGTGCGCGCCATGCCCGACCCGGACACCATGGCGATCTTCGAGAACGTCTACGCGGACGGGCACGCGCTCGTCGACGAGGAGCGCGCCCAGTTCGCCGCCTACCTCGCGTCCTTCGAGGAGGGTCACTGA
- a CDS encoding response regulator, producing MREDGKIKVFLLDDHEVVRRGVHELLSVEDDIEIVGEAGTAADALVRIPATRPDVAVLDVRLPDGSGVEVCREVRSQDEDVKCLMLTSFADDEALFDAIMAGASGYVLKAIRGNELLSAVRDVAAGRSLLDPVATARVLERLRDGGRSGRGDDRLAHLTEQERKILDLIGEGLTNRVIGERLHLAEKTIKNYVSSLLSKLGMERRSQAAAYVARLQAERR from the coding sequence GTGCGCGAAGACGGAAAAATCAAGGTATTCCTCCTGGACGACCACGAAGTGGTACGCCGGGGCGTCCACGAGCTCCTGTCGGTCGAAGACGACATCGAGATCGTCGGCGAGGCCGGTACCGCGGCCGATGCCCTGGTCCGTATCCCCGCCACCCGTCCCGACGTGGCCGTCCTCGACGTCCGGCTCCCGGACGGCAGCGGTGTGGAGGTCTGCCGCGAGGTGCGCTCGCAGGACGAGGACGTCAAATGCCTGATGCTGACCTCCTTCGCCGACGACGAGGCACTGTTCGACGCGATCATGGCCGGCGCCTCCGGCTACGTGCTCAAGGCGATCCGCGGCAATGAGCTGCTGAGCGCCGTACGCGACGTCGCCGCCGGCAGGTCGCTGCTGGACCCGGTCGCCACCGCCCGCGTGCTGGAGCGGCTGCGCGACGGCGGCAGGAGCGGCAGGGGCGACGACCGGCTCGCCCACCTCACCGAGCAGGAGCGGAAGATCCTCGACCTGATCGGCGAGGGCCTGACCAACCGCGTCATCGGCGAGCGGCTGCACCTGGCCGAGAAGACCATCAAGAACTACGTCTCCAGCCTGCTCTCCAAGCTGGGCATGGAGCGCCGCTCGCAGGCCGCCGCCTACGTGGCCCGCCTGCAGGCCGAGCGGCGCTGA
- a CDS encoding PPOX class F420-dependent oxidoreductase — MTVELNETVRGLLDAPHPAVLSTINPDGSPQSSVIWVTRDGGDLLVSTEQGRRKERNIVRDGRVGITVFDLANPFLYAEIRGTATVTEDIGRSVAVRIAEEYMGPGAGKEYAQAPAEDVRVVVRITPTKVLGNAAR, encoded by the coding sequence ATGACTGTTGAGCTGAACGAGACCGTGCGGGGGCTGCTCGACGCGCCGCACCCCGCCGTCCTTTCGACCATCAACCCGGACGGAAGCCCGCAGAGTTCGGTGATCTGGGTGACCCGCGACGGCGGCGACCTGCTGGTCTCCACCGAGCAGGGCCGCCGCAAGGAGCGCAACATCGTCCGGGACGGGCGGGTCGGCATCACCGTCTTCGACCTGGCCAATCCCTTCCTCTACGCCGAGATCCGCGGCACGGCCACCGTCACCGAGGACATCGGCCGGTCGGTGGCCGTCCGTATCGCCGAGGAGTACATGGGCCCGGGCGCCGGCAAGGAGTACGCGCAGGCCCCGGCCGAGGACGTCCGGGTGGTCGTCCGCATCACCCCGACCAAGGTCCTCGGCAACGCGGCCCGCTAG
- a CDS encoding alpha-ketoacid dehydrogenase subunit beta: protein MAVEKMSIAKALNESLRKALEQDPKVLIMGEDVGKLGGVFRITDGLQKDFGEERVIDTPLAESGIVGTAIGLALRGYRPVVEIQFDGFVFPAYDQIVTQLAKMHARALGKVKMPVVVRIPYAGGIGAVEHHSESPEALFAHVPGLKVVSPSNASDAYWMLQQAILSDDPVIFFEPKRRYWDKGEVDFDAIPGELHKARVSREGSDVTLAAYGPMVKVCLEAAAAAAEEGKSVEVLDLRSMSPVDFDGIQASVEKTRRLVVVHEAPVFLGVGAEVAARITERCFYHLEAPVLRVGGFHAPYPPARLEDEYLPGLDRVLDAVDRSLAY from the coding sequence ATGGCTGTCGAGAAGATGTCGATCGCTAAGGCGCTCAACGAGTCGCTGCGCAAGGCCCTGGAGCAGGACCCCAAGGTCCTGATCATGGGTGAGGACGTCGGCAAGCTGGGCGGTGTCTTCCGGATCACCGACGGCCTGCAGAAGGACTTCGGCGAGGAGCGGGTCATCGACACCCCGCTCGCCGAGTCGGGCATCGTCGGCACCGCCATCGGCCTGGCCCTGCGCGGGTACCGGCCGGTCGTGGAGATCCAGTTCGACGGTTTCGTCTTCCCCGCGTACGACCAGATCGTCACGCAGCTCGCGAAGATGCACGCGCGCGCCCTGGGCAAGGTCAAGATGCCCGTCGTCGTGCGCATCCCGTACGCGGGCGGCATCGGCGCGGTCGAGCACCACAGCGAGTCCCCCGAGGCGCTCTTCGCGCACGTGCCGGGCCTCAAGGTGGTCTCCCCCTCGAACGCGAGCGACGCCTACTGGATGCTCCAGCAGGCGATCCTCAGCGACGACCCGGTGATCTTCTTCGAGCCGAAGCGCCGCTACTGGGACAAGGGCGAGGTCGACTTCGACGCCATCCCCGGCGAGCTGCACAAGGCGCGCGTGAGCCGCGAGGGCTCGGACGTCACCCTGGCCGCCTACGGCCCGATGGTGAAGGTCTGCCTGGAGGCCGCGGCCGCGGCCGCCGAGGAGGGCAAGTCGGTGGAGGTCCTCGACCTGCGCTCGATGTCCCCGGTGGACTTCGACGGGATCCAGGCCTCGGTCGAGAAGACCCGCCGGCTCGTGGTCGTCCACGAGGCGCCGGTGTTCCTCGGCGTGGGCGCGGAGGTCGCCGCCCGCATCACGGAGCGGTGCTTCTACCACCTGGAGGCGCCGGTCCTGCGCGTGGGCGGTTTCCACGCCCCGTACCCGCCGGCCCGCCTGGAGGACGAGTACCTGCCCGGCCTGGACAGGGTGCTCGACGCCGTCGACCGCTCGCTGGCGTACTAG
- a CDS encoding DUF1266 domain-containing protein, with protein sequence MGTWSAPSAIERELYEAKTAGDWAAYFDVLARTPLYVAQSRARSDAHPDSVFFHATPDRMLVVHTAGMLPAPTPETVYESRSLRWFSKVWNADDPAFLAVNPGSPSEAYLTTAPADLARWRAHAEAAPHYGLPEGKVHALFTGGPLHGPVAHGLAVGGHLAVTNGEFWNSLAYHGSGYQYERRRVAKSWSITDRPDWLSTLETLLDRGMVSPVWEYALRVRRALASDFAGPVDIEHWRHAAEASLRRSAERAAEPQLTPDGVTVAQPRPVAEVEGEIAGVKRLIGRITRYEQRFRADGLLPEDGWVRSVEGWDIGRASQMARWGVGCRYGTVAEAEQAVLRAGEAARDTYRSWAEFSAGYVLGRCLHFDEEEFGTWYTTALAAHLALTTDPASPWLNIPWN encoded by the coding sequence ATGGGGACGTGGAGCGCGCCGAGCGCCATCGAGAGAGAGCTGTACGAGGCCAAGACCGCCGGCGACTGGGCCGCGTACTTCGACGTACTGGCCCGTACGCCGCTGTACGTGGCGCAGTCCCGGGCACGGTCCGACGCGCATCCCGACTCGGTGTTCTTCCACGCCACCCCGGACCGGATGCTCGTCGTCCACACCGCCGGCATGCTGCCCGCCCCCACCCCCGAGACGGTCTACGAGTCGCGGAGCCTGCGCTGGTTCTCCAAGGTCTGGAACGCCGACGACCCCGCCTTCCTCGCCGTGAACCCGGGCTCCCCCTCCGAGGCCTACCTCACCACCGCCCCCGCCGACCTGGCCCGCTGGCGCGCCCACGCGGAGGCCGCCCCCCACTACGGCCTGCCCGAGGGCAAGGTCCACGCCCTGTTCACCGGCGGCCCGCTGCACGGGCCCGTCGCCCACGGCCTCGCCGTCGGCGGTCATCTCGCGGTGACGAACGGCGAGTTCTGGAACTCCCTCGCCTACCACGGCAGCGGCTACCAGTACGAGCGCCGCCGCGTCGCGAAGAGCTGGAGCATCACCGACCGGCCCGACTGGCTCTCCACCCTGGAGACGCTGCTGGACCGCGGGATGGTCAGCCCCGTCTGGGAGTACGCGCTCCGCGTCCGCCGCGCCCTCGCCTCCGACTTCGCCGGGCCGGTGGACATCGAGCACTGGCGGCACGCCGCCGAGGCGAGCCTGCGCCGCAGCGCCGAACGCGCCGCCGAGCCGCAGCTCACCCCCGACGGGGTCACCGTCGCCCAGCCCCGTCCGGTCGCCGAGGTCGAGGGGGAGATAGCCGGTGTCAAACGCCTCATCGGCCGGATCACCCGCTACGAGCAGCGCTTCCGGGCCGACGGACTGCTCCCCGAGGACGGCTGGGTCCGCTCCGTGGAGGGCTGGGACATCGGCCGGGCCTCGCAGATGGCCCGCTGGGGCGTCGGCTGCCGCTACGGAACCGTCGCCGAGGCCGAACAGGCCGTACTGCGCGCCGGGGAGGCCGCGCGCGACACGTACCGCTCGTGGGCCGAGTTCTCCGCCGGGTACGTCCTCGGCCGGTGCCTGCACTTCGACGAGGAGGAGTTCGGCACCTGGTACACGACCGCCCTCGCCGCGCACCTCGCGCTGACGACCGACCCGGCCAGCCCCTGGCTCAACATCCCCTGGAACTAG
- a CDS encoding dihydrolipoamide acetyltransferase family protein, translating to MTIREFKMPDVGEGLTEAEILKWYVQPGDTVTDGQVVCEVETAKAAVELPIPFDGVVHALLFEEGTTVDVGQVIISVQTGEAEAAAPVQEVAAPAAAEAAPAARQPVLVGYGVSEASTKRRPRKAAPAPAVAAQNGTAAAVAAPAPAAPAAPAPLPAVPAQPAGERPLAKPPVRKLAKDLGIDLASVVPTGDGGVVTREDVHAAAAAAITPQAAAPAAAPAAAPAAVAAPVAVAAAPAADASARETRIPVKGVRKVTAQAMVGSAFTAPHVTEFITFDVTRTMKLVQELKADPDLAGLRINPLLLIAKAVLVAIRRNPDVNASWDEAAQEIVLKHYVNLGIAAATPRGLIVPNIKDAHAKTLGELSESLSSLVATARDGKTSPADMQNGTITITNVGVFGVDTGTPILNPGESAILAVGAIKLQPWVHKGKVKPRQVTTLALSFDHRLIDGELGSRFLADIAAVLEHPRRLITWS from the coding sequence ATGACCATCCGCGAATTCAAGATGCCCGATGTGGGCGAGGGCCTCACCGAGGCCGAGATCCTCAAGTGGTACGTCCAGCCCGGTGACACGGTCACCGACGGCCAGGTCGTCTGCGAGGTCGAGACGGCCAAGGCCGCCGTGGAACTGCCGATCCCGTTCGACGGGGTCGTGCACGCGCTCCTCTTCGAGGAGGGCACCACGGTCGACGTCGGCCAGGTCATCATCTCGGTGCAGACCGGCGAGGCGGAGGCTGCGGCCCCCGTCCAGGAGGTGGCCGCTCCGGCCGCCGCCGAGGCGGCCCCGGCCGCCCGCCAGCCCGTGCTGGTCGGCTACGGGGTCTCCGAGGCCTCCACCAAGCGCCGCCCGCGCAAGGCCGCCCCGGCGCCAGCCGTGGCCGCGCAGAACGGCACGGCGGCCGCGGTGGCCGCGCCCGCTCCGGCGGCTCCGGCCGCACCGGCGCCGCTGCCCGCCGTCCCGGCGCAGCCGGCCGGTGAGCGGCCGCTGGCCAAGCCGCCGGTGCGCAAGCTCGCCAAGGACCTCGGCATCGACCTGGCCTCGGTGGTCCCCACCGGCGACGGCGGGGTCGTGACCCGGGAGGACGTGCACGCCGCGGCCGCCGCGGCGATCACCCCGCAGGCAGCCGCCCCCGCGGCGGCTCCGGCCGCCGCCCCGGCCGCTGTGGCCGCGCCCGTCGCGGTGGCCGCGGCCCCCGCGGCCGACGCCTCGGCGCGGGAGACCCGTATCCCGGTCAAGGGCGTCCGCAAGGTCACCGCGCAGGCCATGGTCGGCTCGGCCTTCACCGCGCCGCACGTCACCGAGTTCATCACCTTCGACGTGACGCGCACGATGAAGCTGGTCCAGGAGCTCAAGGCCGACCCGGACCTCGCGGGGCTGCGGATCAACCCGCTGCTGCTCATCGCCAAGGCCGTGCTGGTGGCCATCCGCCGCAACCCGGACGTCAACGCGTCCTGGGACGAGGCGGCCCAGGAGATCGTGCTCAAGCACTACGTCAACCTGGGCATCGCGGCGGCCACCCCGCGCGGGCTGATCGTCCCGAACATCAAGGACGCGCACGCCAAGACCCTCGGCGAGCTGTCGGAGTCCCTGTCCTCGCTGGTCGCCACGGCCCGTGACGGCAAGACCTCCCCGGCGGACATGCAGAACGGCACGATCACCATCACCAACGTCGGCGTCTTCGGCGTCGACACCGGTACGCCGATCCTGAACCCCGGCGAGTCCGCGATCCTCGCGGTCGGCGCGATCAAGCTCCAGCCGTGGGTCCACAAGGGCAAGGTGAAGCCGCGCCAGGTCACCACCCTGGCGCTGTCCTTCGACCACCGTCTCATCGACGGCGAGCTCGGCTCCCGCTTCCTGGCCGACATCGCGGCGGTCCTGGAACACCCCCGCCGCCTGATCACCTGGTCGTAG
- a CDS encoding GNAT family N-acetyltransferase, translating into MIFRAALADPADLDRAVAHPADGPVPALTAERIREELAENQIRPEWIWLAEDEDGRILARALWWGRADSERPVALDCLQVRGDVADPAEVAAALLEAGHAAFGKRPGYNLSLPRDWREQPELAAAVAWRRQAATAAGLTREIERLRYEWTPDAGTAEPTGRLVFREGTDEEMLDAFVRLSHDSLDLTTRHELELMDAEQLAREDFEFYLDCPGERSWWRLAHLPDGRLAGLAVPSATPYHRNVGYLGVVPEQRGQGLIDEILGEITRFHASEGAGRITATTDTVNVPMAAAFDRAGYEVTEIRLVLEAPSR; encoded by the coding sequence ATGATCTTTCGTGCTGCCCTCGCGGACCCCGCGGACCTCGACCGTGCCGTCGCCCACCCCGCCGACGGCCCCGTGCCCGCCCTGACCGCCGAGCGGATCCGGGAGGAGCTCGCGGAGAACCAGATCCGGCCCGAGTGGATCTGGCTCGCCGAGGACGAGGACGGGCGGATCCTCGCCCGCGCCCTGTGGTGGGGGCGCGCCGACAGTGAGCGGCCCGTCGCGCTCGACTGCCTCCAGGTGCGGGGGGACGTGGCCGACCCGGCCGAGGTCGCCGCCGCCCTGCTGGAGGCCGGGCACGCCGCCTTCGGCAAGCGGCCCGGCTACAACCTCTCGCTGCCCCGCGACTGGCGGGAGCAGCCGGAGCTGGCCGCGGCCGTCGCCTGGCGCCGGCAGGCCGCGACCGCGGCCGGGCTGACGCGCGAGATCGAGCGCCTGCGCTACGAGTGGACCCCGGACGCCGGCACCGCCGAGCCCACCGGCCGGCTCGTCTTCCGCGAGGGCACCGACGAGGAGATGCTGGACGCCTTCGTCCGGCTCTCCCACGACAGCCTCGACCTGACGACCCGGCACGAACTGGAGCTGATGGACGCCGAGCAGCTGGCCCGCGAGGACTTCGAGTTCTACCTCGACTGCCCCGGCGAGCGTTCCTGGTGGCGCCTGGCCCACCTCCCGGACGGCCGCCTCGCGGGCCTGGCCGTCCCGTCGGCGACCCCGTACCACCGCAACGTCGGCTACCTGGGCGTCGTACCGGAGCAGCGCGGCCAGGGGCTGATCGACGAGATCCTGGGCGAGATCACCCGTTTCCATGCCTCCGAGGGCGCCGGGCGCATCACCGCGACCACGGACACCGTCAACGTGCCGATGGCCGCCGCCTTCGACCGTGCCGGCTACGAGGTCACCGAGATCCGCCTGGTTCTGGAGGCCCCGAGCCGGTGA